The following is a genomic window from Pedobacter sp. KBS0701.
GGTGGGACTGAAAAGTTCTCGAAAAAAACTTTTTTGGATCGTTTATATAGGTGTGCTATTTGCCGTTTTCGGGATACCGTTATTGATTTTCAAAAATGCATTAGGAACTGTACTTGATGTAATTACAAAAGCCAACTATTACATAATTGAAAATACAAGCTTATTGATATTAGCAATTATGTTTTTAGGCCTTAATATGTTGGGCTTTTACTACAACTTTATCAATGCTTTTGATCATGCCAAAACCCAGTTTTTCCGATTTTATTCGCATTTATGTTAACGGTTCCAGTTTCAGCATTTCTATATTTAATTTCTGTTGTACTTCAGATAAAAGCTGATGCCTTGATAATCATATGTTTGGCATTTAATCTTTCTTTTCTTTATTTGGCACTTGTAGCTTTCTGGAAGTAAGGAAATCAAAAAAATTAACCCATAACATTAAAAATTAAGACAGTAATCAATTCAATTGCCCCAAAAAGCAACAACCTGCCCTAAAATGCTACAATGCTTTGAACTCTTGTATGTAGTAGAAATAAGACGGAAATTAATTTCAAAAAAAATACATTTTTTTTCTTGGTAATAATCTGCGTTTTATATAGCGTGAGCCAAGATTTTCAAATTTTATCGAGCCGGTTACTCGTTATATATGAGTGAGATACACAATAATTGGCTTAATATTTGGTTTATAATTAATGTAGCGGAGGCTACGAAAAATCCAATTATTTAACCTTTAAATTTTAAAACTATGGCTTTCAAAGCTAGATTAAACTTTTCAGGCAAGGAGTACGATGTGCTTCACTGTGCCTATGCGTTAAACCGAGATGTAGATGCTAAAGGAAGACCTTCTTCCGGAGTTTACGGCGGTACCATCGATATTGAGATCGAATCAACCGAAGACACCTCAATTATCGAAGCGATGGTAAATAACCAGTACAAACCCATTACAGGAACCCTGCTGATCAAAAAATCAGAGGAAGATGCCAAAATGAAAGAAGTTAACTTCGAGGATGGCTACATTGTTAAATATTCCGAAGGAATAAACATTGTTGGCGATCACCCGATGACGCTCAAGTTCCAGATTTCAGCCCGCAAGCTTAAATTAGGCAGTGCTGAACACGTCAACGATTGGCCAAAAGCCTAAAGAGAGGTTGAGGGTAGGAAGGTTGAAGGTTTAAGGCAAATAAAACGCCTGACGCCATGCGCTTAACGCCAAACCCTTTGCTAAAAAAACTATTTCATTTAAAAACATTAAAAATTTACTACAATGGCATTCAAAACCCGTTTAAACTTAGGATCAAAAGAATTTGATGTACTACAGTGCAGCTTTTCATTAAATAGAGATGTTGACGCGAAAGGCCGTCCATCCTCAGGTGTTTATGGTGGTACCATCCACATCGAAATTGAATCAACTGAAGATACTTCAGTAATCGAATCAATGGTTAATAACCAGTACAAACCACAGGCTGGTAGCATTACCTTCAAAAAAGGCGAAGAAGATGCAAAGATGAAGGAACTTACTTTTGAAGATGCCTACATCATTCAATATAATGAGGGTATCGCAGTAAACGACAATACCCCGATGACTTTAAATTTTGTGGTATCTGCCCGTAAACTAAAACTGGGCAATGCAGAACACGAAAACGATTGGCCAAAAGCTTAATCCGATTTAAATCGTTATTAGTTTCCGGCTAAGCTGGCACTAATAACGATTTTTTTGTTTTTGGGGCATGATAAAAGAGCTACCTATGGCTACCGATTTAGAATATATAAAGCTGTTTAATTCCTGTACAATTTCTCCGTTAAAATCTGCAGAGATCAACCGGATTATTGATGATAAAATCTTAAACAATAAATCAAGATATCAGTCGGTAAGAAATGAACTGCTTAATTTAACCGAATATACTTATCGCAGTACCTGCTTTGTAACCGAACCTGACGATCTTTTCCTCAAAAGAAATCCAAAAATTGGAAACAGTTTTTTTAGCAGAACATTTGTAGATAATAGTGTTTTCTCTGAAAGTACGGGCATACCATGGTATTTTATTGCCTGCATACATTACAGGGAAAGCAATTCTGATTTTACCAAACACCTGCACAATGGCGATCCACTAAGTGGCTTTACCAGGCAGCACCCTGCAAACCGGCCAAAAATTAGTCATGGTCCACCATTTACGTTTGAGGAAAGTGCTGTTGACGCTTTAAAATTACGCGGTTTAGATAAGGAAACAGTATGGTCTTTGCCCAAGGTTTTGCTGCGTTTAGAGCAATATAATGGCATAGCAAAGGCTTATCAAAATAATAACATCAATTCGCCATATCTGTGGGGTGGCTCTAACCTATATACTAAAGGAGGCTTCCCCAGAGATCATGTTTTTAGCCTCGATTATATAAATAAACAAATTGGAACAGCCGTCATTTTAAAGGCTATGGAAAACAGGGGATTAATTAATATACCAAGGCAATAGTATGAAAATAGCAGGCATTTTATTTTTCTCTCTGGTATTTCTATTCTTTTCATGCGGTGCAAAACATGAAGATAAAAGGCAAAGTACAGCATATAATGCCGATTCTGTCATTCAAGGCAATAAAGGTGCTGGGTCTACTGAAACAGACTCGCTTGAAAAATTGGCGGCTAAAATGCTTGCTTCAAGAGAGCGTTACCTCAGTGATGGGAATACTGAAGCTGAAGAAACTTTTATTAAAGCACTCATCAGTGCGCTCGAGAAGCCAAATGCATTTGAAAATGATTTTGGCTCGTTAAAAGCGTACGAAATTAAAGTATTAATTGCTGATGACAAAAAGCTTAAGGTGTTTTACTGGCTTTCTCCCTATTCGGGCTCTATGTGGCATGTACAGAACATTGTTCAGTATAAAAACGAAAATAATGCACCTACCGCAATCTCATTTAACAACCTTTACAAAGATAAAGATGACGAAGGGAGTCCAACTCCATTTTTTGAACATATATACAGTTTAGAAACTGCTCCTCAAAAAACATATCTTTTTACAGGCTATGGCCAAATGAGCGGAACGGAACCCTATAGTGTAAGCCATGTACTAACCATCAATCATTCAGAATTTAGTATTGAAAAGCCTTTATTCAAACTCGAGAAGACAGTTAAAAACCAGTTGTTTGCTTCTGCCGACGTCAAAGAAGGTGAGGATAAAGAAAAACTTATGGCCCAATTGGCCATGAAATATAACCCTAAAGATAAAACCATCGGCTATCCCGAGGTTAACGAAACAAAAAACGGGGCTGTTTTTAATGGAAAAAGAAACGTTTTAACCTTTCGCGATGGAATGTTCAGGTAGTCATAAACTATTATTGAGTTGATATGGAAAAGAAATTAATCACCGAAATAAATATAGAAGATAAGGCAATTACCCATTTTGCCTCCTTCAGTTTAAAGCAGGCATTTAATGCCCATCATTATTTTGAGCTGCGGTTTAACCACGATCAGATGGGGTTGCCTGGAATGATCAGCTTAAATGATAGTCGCGATTTTGTAGGGAAAACCCTTACTGCTTCTTTCGGTTATGATGCTGGCGCTTTACAAGAGTTTACTGGTTTGGTAACCAAAGTAGAACTGGCGCAGAGCCATGGTTATCATGGTGTACTAATCGTGAGTGGATATAGCCCAACCATTTTGATTGATCGCGGGCCTGATTTAGGCTCTTATCTTGATAAAGATTTAAATAGCATTGTAAATCTTGCCACTTCAGATGTGCCTTCGAATGATATTAAAATCGTAGCCAACGCGGTCAGAAAAGAACCGATTGATTACCTGATTCAATATCGCGAAAGTGATTTTGATTTCCTGAACAGACTCTCGGGCGAATACCACGAATGGTTTTATTATGATGGCAAACAACTGAATTTCGGTAAGCCTGACGATCAGAAAGAAGTTGCCCTTGTTTATGGCCGCGATGTGCAAAACCTGCAGTATGCCATGGAAATTGCGCCGATTAAAAACAAACGTTTTGCCTATAACCCTAAACAGGATGAAATGTTGCAGAGCGAAAGTAGTGGCGTTAGTGATGGATCACCAGACCTGTCACATGCCATACAGGTATCAAACACCATGTACAGCAAAACATTTAATCAACCTGCACTTATCCGTGTTGATAATAGCAATGATATTAAAAGCCATGTACAAAACGAAGAAAAAGCACATATCAGCAACCTTTTAAAGGTAAATGCCAGTGGCGATAATGCTGCTTTGGGTATTGGCAGTATTGCCGAAATTACGATGAGCATCAGAAAGGAACTTTCATTTTCTACGGAGAGTCTGGGTAAATTCTTAATCACTACTATTAATCACGATATTGATGGTACTGGAAAATATTACAATACTTTCGAAGGAGTGGTAGCCACAACAGAACGGCTTTCGGTGAAAAATTACACTAAACCAAATCCCGATATGCAACTCGCAGATGTGATTGATAACGCCGACCCACAAGGGCAAGGCCGCATTAAGGTGAAATTTAAATGGGAATGTAAAACCAACGATGTAACCGAGTGGCTGCGGGTAATTACCCCTGATGCAGGAAGCAGCGATAAAGTAAGTAAAAACAGGGGTTTTGTGTTTATTCCTGAAATCGGCGATCAGGTAGCGCTAACTTTTGAGGAGGGAAATATTGCTCGTCCGATTGTTTTGGGTTCGGTATTTCATGGCAAAAGCGGAAGTGGTGGCAGTGCCAGCAATAACAGCAAAAGTTTAACTTCTAAAAGCGGCCATACGTTAACCATGGATGATGGGGCAGGTATGGTTATGAAAGATAAAGACAGCAATTTTATCGAGCTCGACGGAGCAGGTAAAGCCGTTTTCGAAACCAAAGAATCGATCCTGATTAAATGTGGCGAGAGCAGCATTTTTATGGATAAAAACGGCAAGATTATCATCAAAGGGAAAGACATTTTAACCCTTGGTGAGAACATCGGGAATTCTGCCAAAACCAGTATCGGCATTGGTGTAGGACCAGAAGATGGGACACCAACCTCTGGTATTGGTATAGAAGCACAAACCTTGGATATCGGCACCAAAACGCTTTCCATGAGCGGGGAAACTGAAGCGAACCTTGCATCGAAAAAAATCAATGTAGGCGGCGAAAGTGAAACGAATATCAGCAGTGGAACGATCAATCTAAACTAATTTTCG
Proteins encoded in this region:
- the tssD gene encoding type VI secretion system tube protein TssD; translated protein: MAFKARLNFSGKEYDVLHCAYALNRDVDAKGRPSSGVYGGTIDIEIESTEDTSIIEAMVNNQYKPITGTLLIKKSEEDAKMKEVNFEDGYIVKYSEGINIVGDHPMTLKFQISARKLKLGSAEHVNDWPKA
- the tssD gene encoding type VI secretion system tube protein TssD; translated protein: MAFKTRLNLGSKEFDVLQCSFSLNRDVDAKGRPSSGVYGGTIHIEIESTEDTSVIESMVNNQYKPQAGSITFKKGEEDAKMKELTFEDAYIIQYNEGIAVNDNTPMTLNFVVSARKLKLGNAEHENDWPKA
- a CDS encoding type VI secretion system Vgr family protein; this encodes MEKKLITEINIEDKAITHFASFSLKQAFNAHHYFELRFNHDQMGLPGMISLNDSRDFVGKTLTASFGYDAGALQEFTGLVTKVELAQSHGYHGVLIVSGYSPTILIDRGPDLGSYLDKDLNSIVNLATSDVPSNDIKIVANAVRKEPIDYLIQYRESDFDFLNRLSGEYHEWFYYDGKQLNFGKPDDQKEVALVYGRDVQNLQYAMEIAPIKNKRFAYNPKQDEMLQSESSGVSDGSPDLSHAIQVSNTMYSKTFNQPALIRVDNSNDIKSHVQNEEKAHISNLLKVNASGDNAALGIGSIAEITMSIRKELSFSTESLGKFLITTINHDIDGTGKYYNTFEGVVATTERLSVKNYTKPNPDMQLADVIDNADPQGQGRIKVKFKWECKTNDVTEWLRVITPDAGSSDKVSKNRGFVFIPEIGDQVALTFEEGNIARPIVLGSVFHGKSGSGGSASNNSKSLTSKSGHTLTMDDGAGMVMKDKDSNFIELDGAGKAVFETKESILIKCGESSIFMDKNGKIIIKGKDILTLGENIGNSAKTSIGIGVGPEDGTPTSGIGIEAQTLDIGTKTLSMSGETEANLASKKINVGGESETNISSGTINLN